One window of the Kallotenue papyrolyticum genome contains the following:
- a CDS encoding SGNH/GDSL hydrolase family protein — protein sequence MRRRGAILGLLALVLAGAGWWIVGAQPQPEERRAGPGDVYLALGDSLAAGVLLSQPEEAYVARIGAALQARAPIVTHNLAVPGATSATLLRQQLPQALALIHAEQQAGRRVSPITIDIGGNDALAVRHAPAVERQRMLAQVEANLGALLDQLIAATSHQGRREANIAVMTYYNPFPGDAGDPTSEAYWSARLNETIMRVAQARQVAVADIRAAFAGGNVYRYTYIAAGDVHANADGHALIAAAFLEALGYTQTTGFSAGRE from the coding sequence ATGCGACGACGTGGAGCAATCCTCGGGCTGCTGGCGCTGGTGCTGGCGGGCGCAGGCTGGTGGATCGTAGGAGCGCAGCCACAGCCGGAGGAGCGGCGCGCCGGACCGGGCGACGTCTATCTCGCGCTGGGCGATTCACTGGCCGCCGGCGTGCTGCTCAGCCAACCCGAAGAAGCCTACGTTGCACGCATCGGCGCTGCACTCCAGGCCCGCGCGCCGATCGTGACACACAACCTGGCCGTGCCGGGCGCGACCAGTGCCACCCTCTTGCGCCAGCAACTGCCGCAGGCGCTCGCACTGATTCACGCTGAACAGCAAGCCGGCCGCCGGGTCAGCCCGATCACCATTGACATTGGCGGCAACGACGCGCTGGCCGTACGCCACGCCCCTGCCGTTGAGCGGCAACGTATGCTGGCGCAGGTCGAAGCCAACCTTGGCGCGCTGCTCGATCAGCTGATCGCCGCCACCAGCCATCAGGGACGTCGCGAGGCCAATATTGCGGTGATGACGTACTACAATCCGTTTCCGGGCGATGCCGGCGATCCCACCTCCGAGGCCTACTGGAGCGCGCGTCTCAACGAGACGATCATGCGCGTGGCGCAGGCACGGCAGGTCGCCGTCGCCGACATCCGCGCGGCTTTTGCCGGGGGCAATGTCTATCGCTACACCTACATTGCTGCCGGCGACGTCCACGCCAACGCCGATGGCCATGCCCTGATCGCGGCGGCCTTTTTGGAAGCTCTGGGTTATACGCAAACTACCGGTTTTTCGGCGGGAAGGGAGTAA
- a CDS encoding VOC family protein: MTILGIHHITLVCGDAQRTVDFYTRVLGLRLIKQTVNFDAPSSYHLYFGDEHAMPGSIITFFEWPQAPRGHPGIGGTHHLALQVADLDGLLQWKRRLTDHGLRVEGPLDRHYFTSIYFRDPDGVILEIATVGPGWTVDEAPEALGTTFCAPPATLIINNRDQERIAATTWPEPVPHITPGMALRLGLHHITAISSNIERTHAFFSDLLGLRRVKMTANFDDPTSAHWYWGVGDGRPGTLITYFERDPARTRRAQIGRGQTHHFALAVPNEAAQLAWRERLLAAGMRVTPVLDRKYFKSIYTNDPDGHIVELATLGPGFAVDEAPQALGQRLQLPEWLEPHRGAIVAGLKPLHVPDEEG; encoded by the coding sequence ATGACGATCCTGGGCATTCACCACATTACGCTGGTCTGTGGCGACGCGCAGCGTACGGTAGACTTCTACACGCGGGTGCTGGGGCTGCGGCTGATCAAGCAGACGGTCAACTTCGACGCGCCGAGTAGCTATCACCTCTATTTTGGCGACGAGCACGCCATGCCCGGCTCAATCATCACGTTTTTCGAGTGGCCACAAGCGCCGCGCGGCCATCCCGGTATCGGCGGGACGCATCACCTGGCGCTGCAGGTGGCCGATCTGGATGGCCTTTTGCAGTGGAAACGGCGGCTAACCGACCATGGGCTGCGGGTGGAGGGCCCCTTGGATCGCCACTACTTCACCTCGATCTATTTCCGCGATCCGGATGGTGTGATCCTAGAGATCGCCACGGTCGGGCCGGGCTGGACGGTGGACGAAGCGCCCGAGGCACTGGGCACGACCTTTTGCGCCCCGCCGGCGACCTTGATCATCAACAATCGCGATCAGGAGCGCATCGCGGCGACGACCTGGCCGGAGCCGGTGCCGCACATCACACCGGGCATGGCACTGCGCCTGGGATTGCACCATATCACGGCGATCAGTTCGAACATCGAGCGGACGCATGCCTTTTTCAGCGATCTACTGGGTCTGCGGCGCGTCAAGATGACCGCCAACTTTGACGACCCGACCTCGGCGCACTGGTACTGGGGCGTCGGCGATGGTCGTCCGGGGACGCTGATCACCTACTTCGAGCGCGATCCGGCGCGCACGCGCCGGGCGCAGATCGGGCGCGGGCAGACGCACCACTTCGCACTGGCAGTGCCGAACGAGGCAGCGCAACTGGCCTGGCGTGAGCGCCTGCTGGCCGCCGGTATGCGCGTGACACCGGTGCTGGATCGCAAGTACTTCAAGAGCATCTACACCAACGATCCGGACGGTCATATCGTCGAGCTGGCCACGCTTGGCCCTGGTTTCGCGGTGGACGAAGCGCCACAGGCGCTGGGGCAGCGGCTCCAGCTTCCGGAGTGGCTGGAGCCACACCGTGGCGCGATCGTGGCCGGACTCAAGCCACTGCATGTTCCCGATGAGGAGGGCTAG
- a CDS encoding alpha/beta hydrolase, which yields MDRPSAQPHQGQPLLSAGQALDRARAALLLLHGRGATAAGMLELAERLAQPGWAYIAPQAAGGSWYPLPFLAPLERNEPYLSSALVRVSEVVAQIEAAGVPADRIVLLGFSQGACLACEWAARHPRRYGGVVILSGGLIGPEGTPRDYVGSFAGTPAFFGCSDRDPHIPLQRVHESAAVFERMGATVTKRIYPGMAHTINNDELEWTRQLLRTLIDGGAQETIDYR from the coding sequence ATGGATCGGCCATCTGCACAACCGCATCAGGGACAGCCGCTGTTGAGCGCCGGGCAGGCGCTCGATCGGGCGCGGGCCGCGCTGCTCTTGCTGCATGGCCGCGGTGCGACGGCAGCCGGTATGCTGGAGCTGGCCGAACGGCTGGCGCAGCCGGGGTGGGCCTACATCGCACCCCAGGCCGCTGGTGGAAGTTGGTATCCACTGCCGTTTCTTGCACCGCTCGAGCGCAACGAACCCTATCTTTCATCGGCACTGGTGCGCGTGAGCGAGGTGGTGGCACAGATCGAAGCCGCGGGCGTGCCCGCCGACCGGATCGTGCTGCTGGGGTTTTCGCAGGGCGCGTGTTTGGCCTGCGAGTGGGCGGCGCGTCACCCGCGGCGCTATGGCGGTGTGGTGATCCTGAGTGGTGGGTTGATCGGACCGGAGGGCACGCCGCGTGACTATGTGGGTTCGTTTGCAGGCACGCCGGCCTTTTTTGGCTGTAGCGATCGCGATCCGCACATCCCCCTCCAACGCGTGCATGAGTCGGCGGCCGTATTTGAGCGTATGGGCGCGACCGTCACCAAACGCATCTACCCAGGCATGGCTCATACGATCAACAACGACGAACTAGAGTGGACGCGCCAGCTCCTGCGCACGCTGATCGACGGAGGAGCGCAGGAGACGATCGACTACCGATAA
- a CDS encoding arginase family protein, protein MSMKHWVFPPRGIVSFAGAPLVTPGASVDADVIVIGVPWDGGTGLRGGARHGPRAIREASQRFPLWQDRQPTGYWDVTTGQQRLAGITVVDGGDVPIVRASQDHTAAAITATVRAARRSAGLLLLLGGDHSLTFPAVQAFDDCGTLGIIQLDAHLDFTDAIDGVRFNSSTALRRVSELPFVGAMAAIGLRGLRTARAAYAAAEARGNLLVTRDALRCLGPDVVLERLPPMQQAYLTIDLDVLDPTLAPAVSAPELDGLGYDELRRLVSGIARRSRIVALDIVELSPPHDPAGLTALAAAQLAVELLAVVCENNDYR, encoded by the coding sequence ATGTCAATGAAGCATTGGGTCTTTCCACCGCGCGGCATTGTCAGCTTTGCCGGCGCGCCGCTGGTCACGCCGGGTGCCTCCGTCGACGCCGATGTGATCGTCATCGGCGTGCCCTGGGATGGTGGTACCGGCCTGCGCGGCGGGGCGCGTCACGGTCCGCGGGCGATCCGCGAAGCCTCGCAGCGCTTTCCGCTCTGGCAAGACCGGCAGCCGACAGGCTATTGGGATGTTACAACCGGGCAGCAACGTCTGGCCGGTATCACCGTCGTGGATGGCGGCGATGTGCCGATCGTGCGCGCTAGCCAGGATCACACCGCGGCTGCGATCACGGCGACGGTCCGCGCGGCGCGACGCAGTGCGGGTCTGCTGCTGCTGCTCGGCGGCGATCACTCGCTAACCTTTCCGGCTGTGCAGGCCTTCGACGATTGCGGCACGCTGGGCATTATTCAGTTGGATGCGCATCTCGACTTCACCGATGCCATCGACGGTGTGCGCTTCAACAGCAGCACGGCGTTACGCCGTGTTAGCGAGCTGCCGTTCGTCGGGGCAATGGCGGCCATTGGTCTGCGTGGCCTGCGCACCGCGCGTGCGGCCTATGCTGCGGCCGAAGCACGTGGCAACCTCCTGGTGACGCGCGATGCCCTACGCTGCCTCGGGCCTGATGTGGTGCTGGAGCGCTTGCCACCCATGCAGCAGGCGTACCTAACCATCGATCTCGACGTGCTTGATCCTACGCTCGCTCCGGCCGTCAGCGCACCCGAACTGGATGGTCTCGGCTATGACGAGCTGCGTCGGCTGGTGAGCGGGATTGCTCGGCGCAGCCGTATCGTAGCGCTCGACATCGTTGAGCTGAGCCCGCCGCACGATCCCGCCGGTTTGACGGCTCTGGCTGCGGCTCAGCTTGCTGTTGAGCTGCTAGCGGTGGTGTGTGAGAACAATGATTATCGGTAG
- the hutI gene encoding imidazolonepropionase, with protein sequence MTRVAADCLVTNIGQLVTVAAQAPDGLGLRSRAALAARQGRIVWIGQSADWPTQVALADGGRLIDARGCLVTPGFVDSHTHLVYAGQRAAEFHERLSGVAYTQQLGQGRGIYSTVAATRAATGEQLLAQARRRLHSCLRHGTTTIEIKTGYGLDLATEARLLATIEALRGEGPRIVATFMGAHVVAPEYRHDRAAYLRLLIDELLPAFAGRAAFCDVFCEEQAFSVAESRAILERACTLGYRLKLHANQLGPSGGAQLAAELGAVSADHLDYVDTADIAALARAGVVATLLPGCSMTLRTPYPSARPLLDAGVTVALATDFNPGTCACENMQLMIALAVLNLEMTIAEALRAATLGGAQALALADQVGSLEPGKCADLLLWDAESYLELGYRLGTNLVRAAMVDGRLLFNYVNNEL encoded by the coding sequence ATGACGCGCGTTGCCGCGGACTGCCTGGTCACCAATATCGGCCAGCTTGTCACCGTCGCAGCCCAGGCGCCCGATGGCCTCGGACTGCGCTCCCGCGCCGCGCTGGCCGCCCGCCAAGGACGCATCGTGTGGATCGGTCAGTCCGCCGACTGGCCAACGCAGGTCGCCCTGGCCGACGGCGGCAGGCTGATCGATGCCCGAGGATGCCTGGTGACCCCCGGCTTTGTCGATAGCCATACCCACCTGGTCTATGCCGGCCAGCGCGCCGCCGAGTTCCATGAGCGTCTCAGTGGCGTTGCCTACACCCAGCAGCTCGGCCAGGGACGCGGTATCTACAGCACCGTCGCCGCGACGCGCGCCGCGACAGGGGAGCAGTTGCTGGCGCAGGCGCGCCGCCGTCTGCATTCCTGCCTGCGCCATGGCACGACGACCATCGAGATCAAGACCGGCTACGGTCTGGACCTGGCGACCGAGGCGCGGCTGCTGGCTACGATCGAAGCCCTGCGCGGGGAAGGCCCCCGCATCGTCGCCACCTTTATGGGTGCGCACGTTGTCGCGCCTGAGTACCGCCACGATCGCGCCGCCTACCTGCGACTGCTGATCGATGAGCTGCTGCCGGCCTTTGCCGGTCGTGCCGCCTTCTGCGACGTCTTCTGTGAGGAGCAGGCCTTCAGCGTTGCGGAAAGCCGTGCGATCCTGGAGCGCGCCTGCACCCTGGGCTACCGCCTCAAACTGCATGCCAATCAGCTCGGCCCGTCAGGCGGGGCGCAGTTGGCTGCCGAGCTCGGTGCAGTCTCCGCCGATCATCTTGATTATGTCGATACAGCAGACATCGCAGCACTGGCGCGCGCCGGCGTGGTGGCCACGCTGCTGCCGGGCTGCAGCATGACCCTGCGCACGCCCTACCCCTCGGCGCGTCCGTTGTTGGACGCCGGCGTGACCGTCGCACTGGCCACCGATTTCAATCCCGGCACCTGCGCCTGCGAGAACATGCAGCTGATGATCGCGCTGGCGGTACTCAACCTGGAGATGACCATCGCCGAGGCGCTGCGCGCTGCAACCCTGGGCGGCGCGCAGGCGCTGGCACTGGCCGATCAGGTCGGCAGCCTGGAACCCGGCAAGTGCGCCGACCTGCTACTCTGGGATGCCGAAAGCTATTTAGAGCTTGGCTATCGCCTGGGCACGAACCTGGTCCGGGCAGCGATGGTCGATGGCCGTCTCTTGTTCAATTATGTCAATAATGAATTGTGA
- the hutH gene encoding histidine ammonia-lyase gives MDDLILDGQPLTIAEVIEVARHRRPVRLGAAAAERVAAARRLVERHADDARPIYGLNTGFGSLSRVRIAAHETRHLQLNLVRSHAAGTGAPLPEDAVRALMLLSAASLARGHSGVRPEVITTLCSMLNHGLHPLIPSRGSVGASGDLAPLAHMALALIGEGRVWHDEQLLPAAEALAAHGIVPLHLEAKEGLALLNGTHLMAGLGALLIHDATTLLESALVAAAMSLDAALASHVPLDARIHAVRRQPGQIAVAARMRALLFGSELPASHADCPRVQDPYSLRCAPQVLGAVQDALAYVRSVIESELGAVTDNPLCFVEDDAILSGGNFHGQPLAMALDLLAIALTQLAAIAERRVFLLLEARDPAMGLQPFLSRAPGLQSGLMVAQYTAAALVNECQSLAHPASIGNVPTSAGMEDYNSMGATAALKATQVLEHARRVVAIELLCAAQALEFHRPLRSGVGVEAAHACIRSAVPALDADRPLADDIAALTELIARGAIAQIARQAGGGVQ, from the coding sequence ATGGATGATCTGATCCTCGATGGCCAACCGCTCACCATCGCCGAGGTGATCGAGGTTGCGCGCCACAGGCGGCCCGTGCGGCTGGGCGCTGCCGCCGCTGAACGGGTCGCTGCCGCACGACGGTTGGTCGAGCGCCATGCCGACGACGCGCGCCCGATCTACGGCCTCAACACTGGTTTCGGCAGCCTCAGCCGCGTGCGCATCGCGGCCCATGAAACACGACACTTACAGCTCAATCTGGTCCGTAGCCATGCCGCAGGCACCGGCGCGCCGCTGCCGGAGGATGCCGTGCGCGCCCTGATGCTGCTCAGCGCAGCCAGCCTGGCCCGTGGCCATTCGGGCGTGCGGCCAGAGGTGATTACCACGCTCTGCAGCATGCTCAATCACGGGCTGCACCCACTGATCCCATCGCGTGGTTCGGTCGGTGCCAGCGGTGATCTGGCGCCACTGGCGCATATGGCGCTGGCATTGATCGGCGAGGGCCGCGTCTGGCACGACGAGCAGCTCCTGCCGGCTGCCGAAGCGCTGGCGGCGCACGGTATCGTCCCCCTGCATCTGGAAGCCAAGGAGGGCCTGGCGCTGCTCAACGGCACGCACCTGATGGCCGGCCTGGGCGCGCTGCTGATCCACGATGCCACAACCCTGCTGGAGAGCGCGCTCGTAGCGGCAGCGATGAGTCTGGATGCCGCACTGGCAAGCCACGTGCCGCTCGATGCGCGCATCCATGCCGTGCGCCGTCAGCCGGGGCAGATCGCCGTCGCGGCGCGCATGCGTGCGCTGCTGTTCGGCAGCGAGCTACCCGCCAGCCATGCCGATTGTCCCCGTGTTCAGGATCCCTATTCACTGCGCTGCGCGCCGCAGGTGCTGGGCGCAGTGCAGGATGCGCTGGCCTACGTACGTAGCGTGATCGAGAGCGAGCTGGGAGCAGTGACCGATAACCCGCTCTGCTTCGTGGAGGATGACGCGATCCTGTCGGGTGGCAACTTCCATGGCCAGCCGCTGGCCATGGCGCTCGATCTGCTGGCCATCGCGCTGACGCAGCTGGCCGCTATCGCCGAGCGCCGCGTGTTTCTGCTGTTGGAAGCCAGGGATCCGGCGATGGGCCTGCAGCCGTTCCTGAGTCGCGCGCCCGGCCTGCAGTCTGGCCTGATGGTCGCCCAATACACAGCGGCCGCGCTGGTCAACGAGTGCCAGTCGCTGGCGCATCCGGCCAGCATCGGCAATGTTCCCACCTCGGCGGGCATGGAAGACTACAACAGTATGGGGGCGACTGCCGCGCTCAAAGCCACGCAGGTGCTCGAACATGCCCGGCGCGTGGTGGCGATCGAGCTGCTGTGCGCGGCACAGGCGCTGGAGTTTCACCGTCCGCTGCGCTCAGGCGTGGGGGTTGAGGCAGCGCATGCCTGTATCCGCAGCGCTGTGCCGGCGCTCGACGCGGATCGTCCGCTGGCGGATGACATCGCCGCCCTGACCGAGCTGATCGCCCGTGGCGCGATCGCGCAGATCGCACGCCAGGCCGGCGGAGGAGTACAATGA
- the hutU gene encoding urocanate hydratase: MKRVIRAPRGSSRSCKGWVQEAALRMLMNNLDPEVAEDPDHLIVYGGTGRAARSWEAFDAIVATLRRLEDDETLLVQSGKPVAVFRTHPDAPRVLLVNSMLVPKWATWETFRELEARGLTMFGQMTAGSWIYIGSQGIVQGTYETLAELARQYFDGSLRGRWVLTAGLGGMGGAQGLAVTMNEGVALIAEVDPQRIERRLRTGYLDTAVDTLEEAMTLVEAALRNGRPLSIGLLANAADVCAELVERGITPDVVTDQTAAHDPLNGYLPSGMSLDEAAALRQSDPAEYVRRARASMARHVEAMLTMQARGAVVFDYGNNLRAEAQQAGIERAFAIPGFVPAFIRPLFCEGKGPFRWVALSGDPEDIHRTDAALLELFPENQALRRWLTKAQQQIRFQGLPARICWLGYGERAQAGLLFNDLVRRGIVSAPIVIGRDHLDAGSVASPYRETEGMRDGSDAIADWPILNALLNAVNGASWVSVHHGGGVGIGHSLHAGMVIVADGSEAAAARLERVLTGDPGLGVVRHADAGYPRAIEVAQERGLDLPMLRRDDA; this comes from the coding sequence ATGAAGCGAGTGATCCGCGCCCCACGCGGGAGCTCCCGCTCGTGTAAGGGCTGGGTGCAGGAAGCCGCCCTGCGCATGTTGATGAACAACCTTGATCCGGAGGTTGCCGAAGATCCTGACCATCTGATCGTCTATGGCGGTACAGGCCGCGCCGCGCGCAGTTGGGAAGCCTTCGATGCCATCGTCGCCACCCTGCGCCGCCTGGAGGATGATGAAACTTTGCTGGTGCAGTCGGGCAAGCCGGTGGCCGTATTTCGGACCCATCCAGACGCGCCGCGCGTGCTGCTGGTCAACAGCATGCTGGTACCTAAATGGGCCACGTGGGAAACCTTTCGTGAGCTGGAGGCGCGCGGCTTGACGATGTTCGGCCAGATGACCGCCGGCTCGTGGATCTATATCGGCAGCCAGGGGATTGTACAAGGAACCTACGAAACGCTGGCCGAGCTGGCGCGCCAGTACTTCGATGGCTCGCTGCGTGGACGCTGGGTGCTGACGGCCGGGTTGGGCGGCATGGGCGGCGCGCAAGGGCTGGCCGTCACTATGAACGAGGGCGTGGCGCTGATCGCCGAGGTTGATCCGCAGCGCATCGAGCGACGGCTGCGCACCGGCTATCTGGATACGGCCGTGGACACCCTGGAAGAGGCGATGACGCTGGTGGAAGCGGCACTGCGCAATGGCCGTCCACTCTCGATCGGCTTGTTGGCCAATGCCGCCGATGTCTGTGCCGAGCTGGTTGAACGCGGCATCACGCCTGATGTGGTGACGGACCAGACCGCCGCGCACGATCCACTTAACGGCTACCTGCCCAGCGGCATGAGCCTGGACGAGGCCGCGGCGCTACGCCAGTCCGATCCTGCCGAGTACGTCCGTCGAGCGCGAGCCAGCATGGCCCGCCACGTTGAAGCGATGCTGACGATGCAGGCGCGTGGCGCGGTTGTCTTCGACTACGGCAACAATCTGCGCGCCGAGGCGCAGCAGGCCGGCATCGAGCGCGCCTTTGCGATCCCCGGCTTCGTGCCCGCCTTTATCCGCCCGCTGTTCTGCGAGGGCAAGGGGCCATTCCGCTGGGTAGCGCTCTCCGGCGATCCTGAAGACATCCACCGCACCGATGCAGCGTTGCTGGAGCTGTTTCCGGAGAACCAAGCGTTACGCCGCTGGCTCACCAAAGCACAGCAGCAGATCCGCTTCCAGGGTCTGCCGGCGCGCATCTGCTGGCTGGGATATGGCGAGCGCGCCCAGGCCGGGCTGCTGTTCAACGATCTGGTGCGTCGGGGCATCGTCTCGGCGCCGATTGTGATCGGCCGTGACCATCTGGATGCCGGGTCGGTGGCCTCACCCTATCGCGAAACCGAGGGCATGCGCGACGGCTCGGATGCCATCGCCGACTGGCCGATCCTCAACGCGCTGCTCAACGCCGTCAACGGCGCGAGCTGGGTCTCGGTGCACCACGGCGGTGGCGTAGGCATCGGCCATTCGCTCCATGCCGGCATGGTGATCGTCGCCGACGGCAGTGAAGCCGCCGCAGCCAGACTGGAGCGCGTGCTGACGGGCGATCCCGGTCTGGGCGTGGTGCGTCATGCCGATGCCGGCTACCCGCGCGCGATAGAGGTCGCGCAGGAGCGCGGCCTGGACCTGCCGATGCTCCGACGCGATGACGCTTGA
- a CDS encoding alpha-amylase family protein has product MYDRWYQNAVIYCLDVETFQDSNGDGIGDFAGLTSRLDYLAGLGITCIWLLPFYPSPNRDNGYDITDYYAVDPRLGSLGDFVEFTRHAHERGMRVLIDLVVNHTSDQHPWFQAARCDPRSRYRDYYIWSADKPPDADQQVVFPGVQQSTWTWDAQAGAYYHHRFYEHQPDLNIANPAVRAEINKIVGFWLQLGVSGFRVDAAPFLIDIPSFQHGDAQDRYQYLRALRETLSWRRGDAILLAEANVDPQTLRQYFGDGDRMHLLFNFYLNQHLFLALVREQAQPLIESLRALPPIPPPCQWANFVRNHDELTLDRLTPQERQEILDAFAPEPNMRIYGRGIRRRLPPMLTGDRRRMVLTYSLMFTLPGIPVLRYGEEISMGDDLSLRERESVRTPMQWNDQPHAGFSSAPGEDLIYPPIDHGPFSYQRVNVAHQQRDPTSFLNTMERMIRTRKECPEFAWGTWQIMDPGTAQVLALRYELEGRTVVTLHNLGRTAQRVRLALGSGAPRLIDLLSARQHELPEGTPYELELEGYGYRWLRLVS; this is encoded by the coding sequence ATGTACGATCGTTGGTATCAGAACGCAGTCATCTACTGTCTCGATGTCGAAACCTTCCAGGACTCGAACGGTGATGGGATCGGCGACTTTGCCGGACTGACCAGCCGCCTCGATTATTTGGCCGGCCTGGGGATCACCTGTATCTGGTTGTTGCCGTTCTACCCTTCGCCGAACCGGGATAACGGTTACGACATCACCGACTACTATGCTGTTGATCCCAGACTTGGTTCGCTGGGTGACTTCGTTGAATTTACGCGTCACGCTCACGAGCGCGGGATGCGTGTCCTGATCGATCTGGTGGTCAACCACACCTCGGATCAGCATCCCTGGTTCCAGGCTGCACGCTGTGATCCGCGTTCGCGCTACCGGGATTACTACATTTGGTCCGCTGACAAGCCACCGGATGCCGATCAGCAGGTCGTTTTTCCGGGCGTGCAGCAGAGCACCTGGACCTGGGATGCGCAGGCCGGCGCTTACTATCACCATCGCTTCTATGAACACCAGCCTGATCTGAATATCGCCAACCCGGCTGTACGCGCAGAGATTAATAAAATCGTGGGCTTCTGGCTGCAACTTGGCGTGTCAGGGTTCCGGGTGGATGCGGCCCCATTTCTGATCGATATACCGAGTTTCCAGCACGGCGACGCGCAGGATCGCTATCAGTACCTGCGCGCATTGCGCGAGACGCTCTCCTGGCGCCGCGGCGATGCGATCTTGCTGGCCGAAGCGAATGTCGATCCCCAGACCCTGCGCCAGTATTTTGGCGATGGCGACCGGATGCACCTGCTGTTCAATTTCTATCTCAATCAGCACCTTTTTCTGGCACTGGTGCGCGAGCAGGCGCAACCGCTCATCGAAAGCTTGCGTGCCCTCCCCCCGATCCCACCCCCATGCCAGTGGGCCAACTTCGTACGTAATCATGATGAGTTGACACTGGATCGCTTAACGCCACAGGAACGCCAGGAGATCCTGGACGCTTTCGCTCCTGAGCCAAATATGCGCATCTATGGCCGTGGCATCCGACGACGCCTGCCGCCCATGCTCACTGGCGATCGCCGGCGGATGGTGCTCACCTACAGTCTCATGTTTACGCTGCCGGGTATACCGGTGTTGCGCTACGGTGAAGAGATCAGCATGGGTGATGATCTCTCGTTGCGCGAGCGCGAAAGCGTGCGCACGCCCATGCAATGGAACGACCAACCCCACGCAGGCTTTTCAAGCGCACCCGGCGAGGACCTGATCTATCCGCCGATCGATCATGGACCGTTCAGTTATCAGCGCGTCAATGTTGCCCACCAGCAACGTGATCCTACGTCGTTCCTCAATACGATGGAGCGCATGATCCGCACGCGTAAGGAATGTCCTGAATTTGCCTGGGGGACATGGCAGATTATGGATCCAGGTACAGCCCAGGTATTGGCGCTGCGCTACGAGCTGGAGGGCCGCACTGTGGTGACGCTGCACAACCTTGGCCGCACAGCGCAGCGCGTGCGTCTAGCCCTTGGCAGCGGCGCGCCGCGGTTGATCGACCTGCTCAGCGCGCGGCAGCATGAACTTCCCGAAGGCACTCCCTACGAGCTGGAACTCGAAGGCTATGGCTATCGCTGGCTCCGTCTGGTAAGTTGA